The following coding sequences lie in one Synergistota bacterium genomic window:
- a CDS encoding DUF1850 domain-containing protein, translating to MALRYPLTSSRKQKFIVILILSLVIIALLPISALRIETKEGTFYCPLFSSTITMIISYTHSVSLTKVVDIYKVNSKGIWAVEERWQQFDAGQPLDFQKAENGFFIKKLNMFMGKEWKYWFIPLNNVSIRMNSDFIVHDMKREGIVDFAVVKVPLISILAGGD from the coding sequence ATGGCCTTAAGGTACCCGCTAACCTCAAGCCGTAAGCAAAAGTTTATAGTAATCTTAATTCTATCGCTCGTCATAATAGCGCTACTGCCAATAAGCGCTTTAAGAATCGAAACTAAAGAGGGGACGTTTTACTGTCCCCTCTTTAGTTCTACTATAACGATGATAATATCTTACACCCACAGCGTATCCCTTACGAAGGTGGTGGATATCTACAAAGTTAATAGCAAGGGAATCTGGGCGGTAGAAGAAAGATGGCAGCAGTTTGATGCAGGACAGCCTCTCGATTTTCAAAAAGCGGAAAACGGTTTTTTTATCAAAAAGCTCAACATGTTCATGGGAAAGGAATGGAAATACTGGTTTATTCCTCTCAATAATGTATCTATAAGAATGAATTCCGATTTTATTGTGCATGATATGAAAAGAGAGGGAATCGTAGACTTTGCGGTAGTCAAAGTCCCTCTTATTTCCATACTTGCTGGGGGGGATTGA
- a CDS encoding TAXI family TRAP transporter solute-binding subunit gives MRKIVGIAVAVALLLGALIPFSSTAIAASKYEVTIYTGSGPGSVYFAIGSMFAKVLNKKSKIISAKGVTSGASVANARAIGKGEAQVAIIQNDVTYYARKGIAQFKGHPVKDLRGIGTLYPEPVQIVVRADSNIKTLQDLVGKRVVVGAAGSGCAQTAERVLKAAGIWDKINKIYQTFEEAAQSLVLGQVDAEFTVIAFPAPAISMIAVKVPVRLIPVPDSVINKLHKQGYPFYVKVVIPKGTYNGMEEDTPTIAVKSTLVVDKDVPDNIVYELTKVFFTSIDDLAKAHQVAKQIKMSKAFEGLMIPLHPGAIKFYEEHGLKVPANLKP, from the coding sequence ATGAGGAAGATAGTAGGTATAGCGGTAGCAGTTGCTTTGCTCCTGGGTGCATTGATTCCATTTAGTTCCACTGCAATTGCAGCTTCTAAGTATGAGGTCACCATCTACACCGGATCTGGACCGGGTAGCGTCTACTTCGCAATAGGTTCCATGTTCGCCAAAGTCCTTAATAAGAAGAGTAAGATAATCTCCGCAAAGGGTGTCACGAGTGGAGCAAGCGTCGCGAATGCAAGAGCTATCGGAAAAGGTGAAGCTCAGGTTGCCATCATCCAGAACGATGTTACTTACTATGCGAGGAAAGGAATTGCACAGTTCAAAGGACATCCAGTTAAGGACCTTAGAGGTATTGGAACGCTTTATCCCGAGCCAGTCCAGATAGTCGTTAGAGCGGACAGCAACATTAAGACGCTTCAGGATCTCGTTGGTAAGAGAGTTGTCGTAGGAGCTGCCGGTAGCGGATGTGCGCAGACCGCCGAGAGAGTTCTCAAAGCCGCTGGAATATGGGACAAGATCAACAAGATTTACCAGACCTTTGAGGAAGCCGCTCAGAGCCTTGTGCTTGGCCAGGTGGATGCTGAATTTACCGTTATAGCCTTCCCAGCTCCTGCTATAAGCATGATAGCGGTGAAAGTTCCCGTGCGTCTTATACCCGTTCCCGATAGCGTCATCAACAAGCTCCATAAGCAGGGCTATCCCTTCTACGTAAAGGTAGTTATACCGAAGGGAACCTACAACGGCATGGAGGAAGATACTCCAACGATAGCGGTCAAGTCCACACTTGTTGTGGATAAGGACGTTCCCGATAATATCGTTTATGAGCTGACCAAAGTATTCTTTACCAGCATAGATGACCTTGCAAAAGCACACCAGGTCGCCAAACAGATAAAGATGAGCAAAGCTTTTGAAGGACTTATGATTCCGCTTCACCCCGGTGCCATAAAGTTCTATGAGGAACATGGCCTTAAGGTACCCGCTAACCTCAAGCCGTAA
- a CDS encoding tRNA 4-thiouridine(8) synthase ThiI translates to MSSCEIKAVLLFSGGLDSIIAAQLLRSEGIQVFPVFCSSPFWKSENAKKAAKELNLNLRIIDVGEDIWDRVKNPKYGRGKGVNPCIDCKIMMLKKAKQYMKEIEAHFVATGEVLGERPMSQRIEAMKIISRESGLNNLLLRPLSAKLLPPTIPEERGWIKRENLLDISGRSRKKQLELIKLWGIDFFPSPAGGCILTDPVFSKRVRDLLRHDPEANLSEAILLKFGRHFRLIGDVKLVVGRNREENEKLMELLLPGDFLLKVEGFPGPIAILRGKKISPSVLELASGITLRYSDAPEDTVQEVKVTSNGKEATVITRKLSPEEVKRWMI, encoded by the coding sequence ATGTCTTCTTGTGAGATAAAGGCTGTTTTACTGTTCTCAGGCGGTTTAGATAGCATAATAGCAGCTCAGCTTCTTAGAAGTGAGGGAATACAGGTCTTTCCCGTCTTTTGTTCCTCACCCTTTTGGAAAAGCGAGAATGCTAAAAAGGCAGCAAAGGAACTAAATCTTAATTTAAGGATAATTGATGTTGGTGAGGATATCTGGGATAGGGTTAAAAATCCCAAATACGGCAGGGGTAAAGGCGTAAACCCATGCATAGATTGTAAAATTATGATGCTTAAGAAAGCTAAGCAATACATGAAAGAAATTGAAGCTCACTTCGTCGCAACGGGAGAGGTTTTGGGAGAAAGGCCTATGTCTCAAAGAATAGAAGCAATGAAAATTATATCTCGAGAAAGCGGACTTAACAACCTGCTATTGAGACCACTTTCAGCAAAACTACTGCCACCTACTATCCCTGAGGAGAGAGGCTGGATCAAAAGGGAAAATTTATTAGACATCAGTGGAAGATCTCGTAAAAAACAGCTGGAGCTAATAAAACTATGGGGTATCGATTTCTTCCCTTCACCAGCGGGAGGTTGTATTTTAACTGACCCTGTTTTCTCAAAAAGGGTTAGGGACCTTTTAAGACACGATCCTGAAGCTAATCTCAGTGAAGCAATATTACTCAAGTTCGGAAGACATTTCAGATTGATTGGAGATGTAAAGCTTGTTGTTGGAAGAAACAGGGAAGAGAATGAGAAGTTGATGGAGCTCCTTTTACCAGGGGATTTTCTTCTCAAAGTAGAGGGATTTCCAGGACCGATAGCTATCCTAAGAGGCAAGAAGATTTCTCCTTCCGTTCTTGAGTTAGCCTCTGGAATAACTTTAAGATATAGCGATGCTCCTGAAGACACGGTACAGGAAGTCAAGGTAACCAGTAATGGCAAAGAAGCCACCGTTATAACACGCAAGCTATCCCCTGAAGAAGTCAAAAGATGGATGATATAA
- a CDS encoding TRAP transporter fused permease subunit, whose protein sequence is MEVEKELEKIEKAEEKVKVILERTRTLPPKLDFIVKLAAVAMGVYEILFIFRFNFSLYDLLSRLGLKIQILQHGFQNKQGEAFVLGMILVIAFLLYPFRRKEKYLKKVYFYDYLFIILGLASMFYMFGRYPTYMVYYFVHKWDIVFGLIAIALVLEATRRSLGWILPTIVLVFLAIGIDDTNYNWSRFVQYLYLDQGIFGIPFFVMTIYVFAFIFFGAFLLKIGVSDYITQLMISLFGARSGGPAKAAVVSSGLMGTVSGSSVANVLTTGTFTIPLMKKAGYPPETAGAVEPVASTGGQLMPPIMGAAAFIMSQFLGIPYNRIIIAAVLPALIYYAGVYIFIDLETKRLGLKGLPRENLTPVSYFIRKLYILLPIIVITVALVWGIAPHIAAVSSLGIAIWVAWISKDEIPGHEQLYTTIVLITVLLMFTGATLAKVTSIVLGVLAVLLLALGLRSKHVQFNEKFFISILFLAFIALTKLTGIRKESILFMSGTFGIIFSLLVGYFSKSEEGKKMYKATFESMIDAGKTSTSVMLAAASAGLIQGVLTMTGLVTSLGYKLIDLTGGILILLLIMAMVFSLILGMGVPTTANYVITSLVAAPAIYNAVANTSGIYVQKVLGYGPPVALLAAHFFVFYFGILADLTPPVALASYAGSALAGGDFWQTARNSVKYALAGYIGPYIYFMHPKMFLITVNSWSFSIALEIIYYLLATILVMYMFAIAITGYLRGKIKLWLRLVIGALAFAAASLNISIVLFSLALVGGLWFFRRKAKATV, encoded by the coding sequence ATTGAAGTGGAAAAAGAACTGGAGAAAATAGAGAAAGCAGAAGAGAAAGTAAAGGTCATCCTTGAAAGAACAAGGACCTTACCGCCTAAGCTTGACTTCATCGTTAAGCTCGCTGCAGTAGCAATGGGAGTTTACGAAATCCTTTTCATTTTTAGATTTAACTTCTCCCTTTACGACCTTTTATCACGTTTAGGATTAAAAATTCAGATTCTCCAACATGGTTTTCAGAATAAGCAAGGAGAAGCTTTCGTTCTCGGAATGATCTTAGTTATAGCCTTTTTACTATATCCGTTCAGACGAAAGGAAAAGTATCTTAAAAAAGTTTATTTCTATGACTATCTCTTCATAATATTGGGTTTAGCAAGTATGTTCTACATGTTTGGCAGATATCCGACTTATATGGTCTACTACTTCGTCCACAAGTGGGATATAGTATTCGGTCTAATAGCTATAGCTCTGGTTCTTGAAGCAACAAGAAGAAGCTTAGGTTGGATACTTCCGACAATAGTTCTCGTCTTCTTAGCGATAGGAATAGATGACACAAACTACAACTGGTCAAGATTCGTTCAATACCTTTATCTTGATCAGGGAATTTTCGGAATTCCATTTTTTGTTATGACGATTTACGTCTTCGCCTTTATCTTCTTTGGTGCCTTTTTGCTTAAGATAGGAGTCAGCGACTATATAACCCAGCTTATGATCTCACTCTTTGGGGCCAGATCCGGAGGACCTGCAAAGGCAGCGGTAGTGTCAAGTGGTTTAATGGGAACAGTAAGCGGAAGCTCTGTAGCAAACGTCTTAACCACAGGGACTTTCACGATACCTCTTATGAAAAAAGCTGGCTATCCTCCGGAAACAGCCGGTGCCGTTGAACCAGTTGCTTCCACAGGTGGACAGCTTATGCCACCTATTATGGGAGCTGCAGCGTTCATAATGTCTCAGTTTTTGGGAATTCCTTATAACAGGATAATAATCGCTGCGGTTTTACCAGCTCTAATATATTATGCCGGTGTTTACATCTTCATAGATCTCGAGACTAAAAGGTTAGGGCTTAAAGGGCTTCCAAGAGAAAATTTAACTCCAGTATCCTATTTCATAAGAAAGCTTTATATACTTCTTCCAATCATAGTTATAACCGTAGCCCTCGTTTGGGGAATAGCTCCACACATAGCAGCAGTTTCTTCACTTGGCATAGCCATATGGGTTGCCTGGATCTCCAAAGATGAGATTCCTGGGCATGAGCAGCTTTACACCACCATCGTCCTAATTACCGTTTTACTCATGTTTACGGGAGCAACCTTGGCTAAAGTCACCTCAATCGTGTTGGGAGTGCTTGCTGTACTTCTCCTCGCTCTGGGATTAAGATCAAAACATGTCCAGTTTAACGAAAAGTTCTTTATAAGCATCCTTTTCTTAGCCTTTATCGCCTTAACTAAGCTCACTGGCATAAGAAAAGAATCCATCTTATTCATGAGCGGAACTTTCGGTATCATATTCTCCCTTCTCGTCGGATATTTCTCAAAGAGTGAAGAAGGCAAAAAGATGTATAAAGCCACATTTGAATCCATGATAGATGCAGGTAAAACAAGCACCTCGGTTATGCTTGCCGCGGCGAGTGCTGGCCTAATACAGGGAGTTCTAACCATGACAGGACTGGTTACCAGCCTTGGCTATAAGCTTATAGACCTTACCGGTGGAATACTTATTCTCCTGCTCATTATGGCAATGGTCTTTAGCCTTATTCTCGGCATGGGAGTGCCTACTACAGCAAATTACGTTATAACATCTCTTGTTGCAGCCCCAGCTATTTACAATGCCGTAGCTAATACGAGCGGAATATATGTTCAGAAAGTGTTAGGATATGGACCCCCAGTAGCACTGCTTGCAGCTCACTTTTTCGTATTCTACTTCGGAATTCTCGCCGATCTCACGCCACCGGTAGCCTTGGCATCATACGCGGGATCAGCCCTCGCAGGCGGAGATTTCTGGCAAACCGCGCGGAACTCGGTAAAATACGCGTTAGCCGGATACATAGGCCCATATATATATTTCATGCATCCTAAGATGTTTCTGATAACGGTGAACTCTTGGAGTTTCTCTATAGCCCTGGAAATAATATATTACCTCTTGGCCACCATACTTGTCATGTACATGTTCGCAATAGCGATCACGGGATACCTGAGAGGAAAGATAAAACTATGGTTACGCTTAGTCATAGGGGCTCTCGCCTTCGCAGCAGCATCATTAAACATAAGTATAGTGCTATTCAGCCTTGCCTTAGTGGGAGGCTTATGGTTCTTCAGAAGGAAAGCGAAAGCAACCGTATAA
- a CDS encoding MurR/RpiR family transcriptional regulator has protein sequence MQHKEKEKDLLTRIREKLPKLSPRQRVVAEYILQNYTKAAFLSTSALGRATGTSESTVVRLAVSLGYPGYPEMRAAMQDLVKERLTTLDRIYSPVESSEENVLWDVLQTDFDTLKRAFTEISEEDFLQVVKLILSANSIYIVGLRSSYSLAHFLGFYLSWFFKNIHVVGSNIEGTFEVMASVEKGDLIIAFGFPRYTRRTLELLALGKKKGAKTVVITDEHSPLTQYADISLIVPFAQISVVDSFVVPFSALNAIIALIAVECREKIKGKLEELEHIWQENRVYWVEKEE, from the coding sequence TTGCAACATAAGGAAAAAGAAAAGGACTTACTCACAAGAATAAGAGAGAAGCTTCCAAAGCTGAGTCCCCGCCAGCGAGTTGTTGCAGAGTATATTCTTCAAAACTATACCAAAGCTGCCTTTTTATCAACGTCAGCCTTAGGAAGAGCCACGGGAACAAGTGAATCCACAGTAGTAAGATTAGCCGTGTCCTTAGGATATCCAGGGTATCCGGAAATGCGTGCCGCGATGCAGGACCTTGTAAAGGAAAGATTAACAACCTTGGATAGAATATACTCCCCCGTTGAAAGCAGTGAGGAAAATGTACTATGGGATGTTTTGCAAACAGATTTCGACACGCTGAAGAGAGCCTTTACTGAAATCTCGGAGGAAGATTTCCTTCAGGTTGTGAAGCTTATCCTCAGTGCTAATTCTATATATATTGTTGGACTACGAAGCTCCTATTCATTAGCACATTTCTTAGGATTCTACCTAAGCTGGTTTTTTAAGAATATACACGTTGTAGGGAGCAACATTGAGGGAACTTTTGAGGTAATGGCATCAGTTGAAAAAGGCGATTTGATAATAGCCTTTGGCTTTCCGAGGTATACCCGAAGAACATTAGAACTATTAGCACTGGGAAAGAAAAAAGGGGCTAAAACGGTAGTCATAACAGATGAACATTCCCCTCTCACTCAATACGCCGATATTTCTCTTATAGTCCCATTTGCTCAAATAAGCGTTGTTGATTCCTTCGTTGTTCCCTTTAGTGCGTTAAACGCTATAATTGCTCTTATAGCAGTGGAGTGCAGAGAAAAGATCAAAGGAAAACTCGAAGAGCTTGAGCACATTTGGCAAGAAAACAGGGTCTATTGGGTTGAAAAAGAGGAATAA
- a CDS encoding KamA family radical SAM protein translates to MEVALKKPPQDVEEIREALDTLWKENPEIKEMLSESKTLEEARGKLLRYLKDLEWKYRSGEIELHKLDYAQALESIKALTNIISPRNERLAGFSTLEILRKLGKGELVDDLEPGFVKEFIYAFRGAKGRANFSKGWIWEKLEEKGAKLVDFSKIKGRAAGIARSNYLDKLSEAVWEFIKRHPSGLDEEVIEKRKKNREKILSYFGGSEEDWYDYRWHIKHIIRGKDSLKHLKALVPLTKEDEEAIRIAVENDIPFGITPYYLSLFDFERSDRKYDHQVRSQVIPPLHYVKLMSMHKEDREYYFDFMGEHDTSPIELVTRRYPMIAILKPYDTCPQICVYCQRNWEITGPMMPGALPPKEDLNKVLDWYENHPHIKEVLITGGDPFVLGNSLIKYLLDRLAKMNHIIEIRWGTRTPVTLPMRITDELADLIGSYIEPGRRNICVVTHVESAYEITPETAEAVMKLRKRGIYVYNQLVYTLETSRRFQNVAARIAMKLVGIDPYYTFYPKGKEETKDYLVPVARIWQERKEEARLLPGQFRTDEPVFNVPRLGKNHIRAWQDRELLAIYPNGRRIYMWHPWEKGVAEVEPFIYWDTSIDRYLKEMEKRGEDIKEYETIWYYY, encoded by the coding sequence ATGGAAGTGGCTCTGAAAAAGCCCCCTCAGGATGTTGAGGAAATTAGGGAAGCTTTAGATACTCTCTGGAAGGAAAACCCCGAAATTAAGGAGATGCTCTCAGAAAGCAAAACTCTGGAAGAAGCACGAGGAAAGCTCCTAAGGTATCTTAAAGATCTGGAATGGAAGTATAGAAGCGGAGAAATAGAACTTCATAAGCTGGACTACGCACAAGCCCTCGAGAGCATAAAAGCTTTAACCAACATCATATCGCCGAGAAACGAGAGGTTGGCTGGATTTAGCACACTGGAGATACTCCGCAAGTTAGGTAAGGGAGAGCTTGTAGATGATCTGGAACCCGGCTTTGTCAAGGAATTTATATACGCTTTTAGAGGAGCAAAAGGAAGGGCTAACTTCAGCAAGGGATGGATATGGGAAAAGCTTGAGGAAAAGGGAGCCAAGCTCGTAGATTTCAGTAAAATCAAGGGGAGAGCAGCAGGAATAGCTCGCTCAAACTATCTTGATAAGCTTTCAGAAGCAGTTTGGGAGTTCATAAAAAGACACCCATCAGGTCTTGACGAAGAAGTAATAGAAAAAAGAAAGAAAAACAGAGAGAAAATATTAAGCTACTTTGGCGGCAGTGAGGAAGACTGGTACGACTACAGGTGGCACATAAAGCACATAATAAGAGGCAAGGATAGCTTAAAACACCTTAAAGCGCTCGTTCCTCTAACCAAGGAGGATGAAGAAGCGATAAGAATAGCTGTTGAAAACGATATTCCTTTCGGCATAACTCCATATTATCTTTCCCTTTTTGACTTCGAAAGAAGCGATAGAAAATATGACCACCAGGTCCGCTCACAGGTTATTCCTCCACTCCACTATGTAAAACTGATGTCAATGCACAAAGAAGATAGAGAATATTACTTCGATTTTATGGGAGAGCACGATACATCTCCCATCGAGCTTGTCACAAGAAGATATCCTATGATAGCTATACTGAAACCTTATGATACATGTCCTCAAATATGCGTATATTGTCAAAGGAACTGGGAAATAACTGGACCAATGATGCCGGGAGCCCTTCCTCCTAAGGAGGATTTAAACAAAGTCCTCGACTGGTATGAAAATCACCCCCATATAAAAGAAGTGTTAATAACGGGAGGAGATCCTTTCGTTCTTGGGAATTCTCTGATAAAATATTTATTAGATAGATTAGCCAAAATGAACCATATAATTGAAATAAGATGGGGAACCAGAACTCCAGTTACCCTACCTATGCGGATCACTGATGAGCTTGCAGATCTTATCGGTAGCTACATAGAGCCTGGAAGAAGAAATATTTGTGTCGTCACCCATGTTGAAAGCGCATACGAGATCACCCCAGAAACAGCCGAAGCGGTGATGAAACTCAGAAAGAGAGGGATATACGTTTATAATCAGCTTGTATATACGCTTGAAACCAGTAGAAGATTTCAAAATGTAGCAGCCAGAATAGCTATGAAGCTCGTTGGCATAGATCCATACTATACCTTCTATCCTAAAGGCAAGGAAGAAACCAAGGACTATCTTGTTCCAGTAGCAAGAATATGGCAAGAGAGAAAGGAAGAAGCTCGTCTCCTGCCAGGACAGTTTAGAACTGATGAACCAGTCTTTAACGTGCCTCGTCTTGGAAAGAATCATATAAGAGCATGGCAAGATAGAGAGCTTCTTGCTATATATCCTAATGGCAGACGCATCTATATGTGGCATCCTTGGGAAAAAGGCGTTGCGGAAGTTGAGCCGTTCATTTACTGGGATACATCTATAGACAGATATCTTAAAGAAATGGAAAAAAGAGGCGAGGATATCAAGGAATACGAAACGATTTGGTACTATTATTAA